One region of Sulfurisphaera ohwakuensis genomic DNA includes:
- a CDS encoding pyridoxal-phosphate dependent enzyme, with protein sequence MMRQVCMRCGMEREGLEVRCKRCGGPFKVEVEDIPFSKNLRENFPYIKNWISLGEWHTPMIRSNNVYFKLDFLNPTGSYKDRGSVTLISYLAERGIKQISEDSSGNAGASIAAYGSAAGMRVKIFVPSTARGNKLKQIEIYGAEVIKVEGSREDVSKAAENSSYYYASHVLQPQFRDGIRSLAYEIVSDLGWRSPDNVFLPTSAGTLLLGVFEGFRHMFNQGIISKIPRLIAVQTEQVMPLCSKIKGLKYTPPEKVTSIADALVSTSPFLLPEMEKIVKEYGDCIVVSDEEILNSWKELAKKGLLVEYSSATVYSAYKKINPEGTSVLVLTGSGLKVL encoded by the coding sequence ATCATGAGACAAGTATGCATGCGTTGTGGAATGGAAAGAGAAGGGTTAGAAGTGCGCTGTAAGAGGTGTGGAGGTCCTTTTAAGGTTGAGGTTGAGGATATTCCTTTCTCTAAAAATTTAAGGGAAAATTTTCCTTATATAAAGAACTGGATTTCATTAGGGGAATGGCATACTCCTATGATAAGGTCTAATAATGTTTATTTTAAATTGGATTTCCTTAATCCTACTGGGTCTTATAAAGACAGAGGGTCTGTTACGTTAATTTCTTATTTAGCCGAAAGAGGGATAAAGCAGATTTCTGAAGATTCGTCTGGAAATGCTGGAGCTTCTATTGCTGCTTACGGTTCTGCAGCTGGAATGAGAGTTAAAATATTTGTTCCTTCAACTGCTAGAGGGAATAAACTAAAGCAGATTGAGATTTACGGTGCAGAAGTTATTAAAGTCGAGGGTAGTAGAGAAGATGTTTCAAAAGCTGCTGAAAACTCTTCATATTATTATGCGTCTCATGTTCTTCAACCTCAATTTAGGGATGGAATAAGGTCTTTAGCTTATGAAATTGTAAGTGACTTAGGCTGGAGATCACCAGATAACGTGTTTTTACCAACATCTGCTGGAACTTTACTCTTGGGTGTTTTTGAAGGGTTTAGGCATATGTTTAATCAGGGTATAATAAGTAAAATTCCTAGGCTAATAGCAGTACAGACTGAACAAGTTATGCCTCTATGCTCTAAGATAAAGGGATTAAAGTATACTCCGCCAGAAAAAGTTACGTCAATTGCTGATGCTTTAGTTTCTACTAGTCCTTTCCTTCTGCCAGAAATGGAAAAAATAGTGAAAGAGTATGGCGACTGTATAGTAGTGTCTGATGAAGAAATTTTAAACTCTTGGAAGGAATTAGCTAAGAAAGGCCTTCTCGTAGAATATAGTTCTGCTACAGTTTATTCTGCTTATAAGAAGATTAATCCAGAAGGAACTAGTGTATTAGTATTAACTGGAAGTGGTCTTAAAGTTTTATAA
- a CDS encoding 4Fe-4S dicluster domain-containing protein: MSNSDLLDKNPIVNPYEKFGNTKECEHWGFVVKVDQCLGCMACMAACAIENETPFWEQLWRTHVEDLEIGEYPNVQRVFVPRLCMQCENPPCYYVCPTGATQIVEGGIVVVDEYKCMGCLYCVEACPYGARYFYTYEDIQKAKQYFGENLIHVVPHVDKCTFCYGTAPDNTHTPACVRTCPGGARVFGCLDDPNSEVSILVNTGQAIVLNPELNVQPKVFYVFNRQLQRYATGGGDQ; encoded by the coding sequence ATGTCTAACTCAGATCTTTTAGATAAAAACCCAATTGTAAACCCATATGAGAAATTTGGAAACACAAAGGAATGTGAGCATTGGGGATTTGTAGTTAAAGTTGATCAGTGTCTAGGCTGTATGGCTTGTATGGCAGCATGTGCAATTGAAAATGAGACACCGTTTTGGGAGCAATTATGGAGAACCCACGTGGAAGACTTAGAAATTGGTGAATATCCAAACGTCCAGAGAGTCTTTGTACCAAGACTTTGTATGCAATGTGAGAATCCGCCGTGCTATTACGTCTGCCCAACTGGGGCTACACAGATAGTTGAAGGTGGAATAGTTGTAGTAGATGAATATAAATGTATGGGTTGCCTATATTGTGTTGAAGCTTGTCCATATGGTGCAAGATACTTCTATACATATGAGGATATTCAGAAAGCAAAACAATATTTCGGTGAGAACTTAATTCATGTCGTTCCTCACGTCGATAAGTGCACCTTCTGTTATGGAACAGCACCAGATAATACTCATACCCCAGCTTGTGTAAGAACATGTCCTGGTGGAGCTAGGGTATTCGGTTGTTTGGATGATCCAAATAGTGAAGTCAGCATCTTAGTTAACACTGGACAAGCTATAGTTCTTAATCCTGAGCTTAATGTTCAACCTAAGGTATTCTACGTTTTTAATAGACAGCTTCAGAGGTATGCCACGGGGGGTGGAGATCAATGA
- a CDS encoding TorD/DmsD family molecular chaperone → MWVDYKLFSYLLLGPRFNYQAESLLGGILEKPYYKEVENIILMVKQGEYDKLATEYTSCFINDYPRLLCPPYESWYKERSVYGSSALEVADIYNKYGIRAVKSLPDHIAVEFEFTSFLYSIGEVENAEKFIIKHILTWVPQLANDMIAYSKGDYIRALGKTLLNFIKYEKNRLHFVKE, encoded by the coding sequence ATGTGGGTTGACTACAAACTCTTTTCTTATCTACTTTTAGGTCCAAGGTTTAATTATCAAGCTGAGTCACTTCTTGGTGGGATTTTAGAGAAGCCTTACTATAAGGAGGTAGAAAATATAATACTTATGGTAAAACAGGGGGAATATGATAAGCTAGCAACTGAGTATACCTCATGTTTCATTAACGATTATCCTAGGCTTCTCTGTCCACCTTACGAATCATGGTACAAGGAAAGAAGTGTTTATGGAAGTTCAGCTCTTGAAGTCGCAGATATATATAATAAGTATGGTATAAGAGCAGTAAAATCATTACCAGATCATATTGCGGTTGAATTTGAATTTACATCGTTTTTATATAGTATCGGTGAAGTAGAAAATGCGGAAAAATTTATAATAAAGCACATACTTACGTGGGTTCCTCAGTTGGCAAACGATATGATTGCATACAGCAAAGGAGATTATATAAGAGCTCTAGGAAAAACTCTTCTTAACTTTATTAAATATGAGAAGAACCGACTACATTTTGTTAAAGAATAG
- a CDS encoding hydrogenase maturation protease, translating to MAVKIIGLGNRLYGDDAIGSITAECMGVYDASANGFDALTFIEKGDIVIFLDTMLMEEEYGLFEINKDKIQGVEISDAHRLSPIQIVSLAKQSGREPQKVYIMAVKPERLDWPGISAEVIERMRKLLSEYSDFLKKLGLHVNVDNVIQCVKSRKDSPW from the coding sequence GTGGCTGTTAAGATTATAGGTCTTGGAAACAGACTTTATGGAGATGACGCAATAGGATCTATAACTGCTGAGTGTATGGGCGTCTATGATGCGTCAGCTAACGGATTTGATGCACTTACTTTCATAGAAAAAGGCGATATAGTCATTTTCCTGGATACTATGTTAATGGAAGAAGAATATGGACTGTTCGAGATAAATAAGGATAAGATCCAAGGAGTAGAAATATCTGATGCGCATAGGCTTTCGCCTATTCAGATAGTTTCACTAGCAAAACAATCTGGAAGAGAACCTCAAAAAGTTTACATTATGGCTGTAAAGCCGGAAAGATTAGATTGGCCAGGAATTAGCGCGGAAGTCATCGAAAGGATGAGGAAATTACTCTCAGAATATTCAGATTTTTTGAAAAAATTAGGATTACACGTGAACGTTGATAATGTTATTCAGTGTGTGAAAAGTCGGAAAGATTCACCATGGTAA
- a CDS encoding molybdopterin-dependent oxidoreductase: MTQNYNSLRLTRRDFLKASALAAVAGGAAYAASKFNFNLLSPPIDYETPQPGWEYSYVPNVCAFCSSTCDILVRVEKKGTYIRAVEIDGNPLSPLNKGKICARGRSGIFRTYNVDRIKTPLIRTGPKGTWSFREATWEEAINYIMQKFKELDIKPWEVILIGGAIPCANYKRYFIPFTLGTQMPNINGTPMQSCMFSLQQSVGYVIGGFDLHATDVMDDMTYSRLIVSWGTSAFSAGIFVNRGVRFGEGIANGAYVVVIDPRVGEAASKANLWIPIKPGTDLVLAMAIINYIIQNGYYDEYFVRYHTNAPFLAYEENGVVKLLEEDYEDGTVKAFYVYDEITGQIVKVPPFTNTNMYSVDGIEIRPALFVPDLEVNGKKIRTVFQFLADRVSSYTLEYASKVCDVPFDMLQEFAYRISTTKPMLIVTGLKGFWGDSSPQFRKATAMIMALTGNIDVRGGWVYSGKYREGMKEVIEAYNSSISSGSSKPGILLQRPEILAKVPLLDLPGNLLTIFGIIYAYNNPNFWSTGYPAIQYVYNQNLVQQGKKPAGAFTLYVDSGAYEAVKGQVTWNGQPYKIKAVMSYGGSPVNFQWDQYKEILENTFYVDINIQPTEDTLYADVILPDVTYLERDEPFRYDGPAMDYALRGRWQAIPILYPNTANGLDLFVMLAYMLGKGDEYVDAMANSVSIDKEVFKQVIKEEMPKYQQYLIQNNGYPPWGSFTADAWREAKLSYLSKKTGVPVEKMYEILRNNGVLIIHTVDEYFNNHERMPWDLPVATPTGRIELYSTVLYYYVVKNYGYDPVWDPLIAYVPPDWNYGYAREPGVYYPAEPPYNDPTFKPTPPEFFYVEYKIPMFAYTSSTNNPLLMAIASNSYHENIYQMAWINADVAKQIGINEGDWIIIERWKLPNPDGTVPKLVLRAHLTQLIRPDTIGVPEPYGQRNPALTYASRAVKNFGNKPISIFWPWSYNPLGGFRQSEQFTVRVRKATPDEITEATTLAPVETSDTLPANMQVSPNLQISSSEWNSRFNISTSGGE, encoded by the coding sequence ATGACACAAAATTACAACTCACTCCGCTTAACCAGAAGGGACTTCTTAAAGGCATCTGCATTAGCGGCTGTAGCTGGTGGTGCTGCTTATGCGGCGAGCAAGTTCAACTTTAACTTGTTATCCCCACCAATAGATTATGAGACTCCGCAACCAGGCTGGGAGTATTCCTATGTACCTAATGTGTGCGCCTTTTGTTCATCTACTTGTGATATTCTAGTAAGGGTAGAGAAGAAAGGCACCTACATAAGAGCTGTAGAGATAGATGGAAATCCGTTATCTCCGTTAAATAAGGGGAAGATTTGTGCCAGAGGAAGATCCGGCATATTCAGAACCTATAATGTGGACAGAATTAAAACTCCATTAATAAGGACAGGACCAAAAGGAACATGGAGTTTTAGAGAAGCTACATGGGAAGAGGCAATTAATTATATTATGCAGAAGTTTAAGGAGCTCGATATTAAGCCTTGGGAAGTTATCTTAATAGGTGGAGCTATACCATGTGCTAACTACAAGAGATATTTTATTCCATTTACTTTGGGCACTCAGATGCCAAATATAAATGGAACACCAATGCAAAGCTGTATGTTCTCCCTCCAGCAGTCTGTGGGATATGTAATAGGAGGTTTTGATCTTCATGCAACTGATGTAATGGATGATATGACGTATTCTAGGCTAATAGTATCCTGGGGAACAAGTGCATTCTCAGCTGGAATATTCGTTAACAGAGGTGTAAGATTTGGTGAAGGTATAGCCAATGGTGCATATGTTGTAGTTATAGACCCTAGAGTTGGAGAGGCTGCGTCCAAAGCAAACCTTTGGATTCCAATTAAACCAGGTACCGATCTGGTCTTAGCTATGGCAATAATAAACTATATAATCCAAAACGGATACTATGATGAATATTTTGTAAGATATCACACTAACGCTCCTTTCTTGGCTTATGAAGAAAATGGTGTAGTAAAACTCCTAGAGGAGGACTATGAAGATGGTACTGTTAAAGCCTTTTACGTATATGATGAAATAACGGGGCAAATAGTAAAAGTTCCGCCATTTACTAATACTAACATGTATTCGGTAGATGGTATTGAAATTAGGCCAGCATTGTTTGTCCCAGACTTAGAGGTAAACGGTAAAAAAATAAGGACTGTTTTTCAGTTTTTAGCAGATCGTGTAAGTAGTTATACATTAGAATATGCATCAAAAGTCTGTGATGTTCCCTTTGATATGCTTCAAGAATTTGCTTATAGGATATCGACTACAAAACCTATGCTGATAGTTACGGGGTTAAAAGGTTTCTGGGGAGATAGTTCACCGCAATTTAGGAAGGCCACAGCAATGATAATGGCTCTTACAGGAAATATTGATGTAAGAGGAGGTTGGGTATACTCTGGAAAATATAGAGAAGGAATGAAGGAAGTAATCGAAGCATATAATTCTTCAATCTCTTCTGGTTCATCAAAACCAGGAATATTACTTCAGAGACCCGAAATCTTAGCAAAAGTTCCTCTCCTTGACCTCCCAGGTAATCTGCTTACAATTTTTGGTATCATCTATGCGTATAATAATCCCAATTTCTGGTCTACTGGATATCCCGCTATACAATATGTTTATAATCAGAATTTAGTTCAACAAGGTAAAAAGCCTGCTGGTGCCTTTACATTATACGTAGATTCTGGAGCTTATGAAGCCGTTAAAGGACAAGTAACGTGGAATGGCCAACCATACAAGATAAAAGCTGTAATGTCATATGGAGGCTCTCCAGTAAACTTCCAGTGGGATCAATATAAAGAAATTTTAGAGAATACATTCTATGTTGATATAAATATTCAGCCAACAGAAGACACTTTATATGCTGATGTAATTCTACCAGATGTGACTTATCTAGAGAGAGATGAGCCTTTTAGATATGACGGTCCAGCAATGGATTATGCATTAAGAGGTAGATGGCAAGCCATACCTATACTTTATCCTAATACTGCTAACGGGCTTGACCTATTCGTTATGTTAGCATATATGCTCGGTAAAGGTGATGAGTATGTTGATGCAATGGCTAATTCCGTATCTATAGATAAAGAAGTGTTCAAACAAGTAATTAAGGAGGAAATGCCTAAATATCAACAATACCTGATCCAGAACAATGGATATCCACCTTGGGGAAGCTTCACTGCAGATGCTTGGAGAGAAGCTAAGCTATCATACTTATCAAAGAAGACCGGTGTGCCAGTAGAGAAAATGTATGAAATATTGAGAAACAATGGAGTATTAATAATCCATACTGTTGATGAATACTTTAATAATCACGAAAGAATGCCATGGGATCTACCAGTTGCTACACCCACTGGAAGAATTGAGTTATACTCTACAGTTCTTTATTACTATGTGGTGAAGAACTATGGATATGATCCAGTATGGGATCCTTTAATTGCATATGTTCCACCAGATTGGAACTATGGCTATGCTAGAGAGCCTGGTGTATATTATCCAGCAGAACCTCCATACAATGATCCTACATTTAAGCCAACTCCTCCAGAGTTCTTCTATGTTGAATACAAAATCCCAATGTTTGCTTATACATCCAGCACAAATAATCCACTTTTGATGGCAATAGCGTCTAACAGCTATCATGAAAATATTTACCAGATGGCCTGGATTAATGCAGATGTAGCTAAGCAGATAGGAATAAACGAAGGAGATTGGATAATTATAGAGAGATGGAAACTTCCTAACCCAGATGGGACAGTACCTAAGCTGGTTCTTAGAGCTCATCTTACTCAACTTATAAGGCCAGATACTATAGGTGTTCCAGAGCCCTACGGACAAAGAAATCCCGCATTAACATATGCCTCTAGGGCAGTAAAGAACTTCGGAAACAAACCTATAAGTATTTTCTGGCCCTGGAGCTATAATCCACTAGGTGGATTCAGACAATCAGAGCAATTCACAGTAAGAGTTAGAAAAGCTACCCCAGACGAAATCACAGAAGCAACTACACTTGCTCCAGTAGAAACTTCAGACACGTTGCCAGCTAACATGCAAGTGAGCCCTAATTTGCAAATCTCATCTTCTGAGTGGAATTCACGTTTTAATATTTCCACATCTGGGGGTGAGTAA
- a CDS encoding 4Fe-4S dicluster-binding protein, whose protein sequence is MTDLFLNPLIKLKVGIFYHSCDHNKNPSGFNSCDPQEIAAKLKDLGARAVVIVGVYDEIHLKLYKEAALRAGINPLLVRVIDHSWGEMAVKENVTILENAWTADLALIEEKPLQVSRREVITGNLQKVKDRIDKPVYISEMCKGLHRACTVCQDSCSYKAITIDKKTGVIINYDKCTSCGLCASSCPMSAIEFPSVSQHSIFELAKVKGDKVISCYKDSGNSIKLPCIGMLSPEDIVLLRSNGKLTLKCPGCELSKNLLFLKSVVDDLNNEIGGISLITPEGVITMKEAKEVQLTFEFLTNRSEARKVILNSLGNISDIAYDVIIDQNKCTICESCIKWCPSSALTLERTIDSEKIVFDSKKCIGCNICVNVCPEGDGGCNGKIMAIVNSDSLPTSSSNSTKAIYIKRSKGVPSAKVVMEDYLVRCRVCGEPVGSRKSLNHVKKIMKERGLECEDEWLERCPRHRAEYSFQRRFASAKFKPKRFDLNVG, encoded by the coding sequence ATGACTGATCTTTTTTTAAACCCCTTAATTAAATTGAAAGTAGGTATTTTTTATCACTCTTGTGACCATAATAAAAATCCTTCTGGATTTAATTCATGCGATCCCCAGGAAATAGCAGCAAAGCTTAAAGATCTTGGTGCTAGGGCAGTAGTTATAGTTGGTGTATATGATGAAATTCATTTAAAGCTTTATAAAGAGGCGGCATTAAGGGCTGGGATTAATCCTCTTCTTGTTAGGGTTATTGACCATTCTTGGGGAGAGATGGCGGTTAAAGAAAATGTAACTATCTTGGAAAATGCTTGGACTGCAGACCTAGCATTAATTGAGGAGAAACCTCTTCAAGTCAGTAGAAGAGAAGTAATTACTGGGAATCTACAAAAGGTAAAGGATAGAATAGATAAGCCTGTTTACATAAGTGAGATGTGTAAAGGACTTCATAGAGCATGTACTGTATGTCAAGACTCATGTTCGTATAAGGCAATTACTATAGATAAGAAGACGGGAGTTATAATAAACTATGATAAGTGTACCTCTTGCGGGCTCTGTGCAAGTTCATGTCCTATGAGTGCAATAGAGTTTCCATCAGTATCACAGCATTCAATATTTGAGTTAGCTAAAGTTAAAGGAGACAAGGTAATTTCTTGCTATAAGGATTCTGGAAACTCTATAAAGTTGCCTTGTATAGGAATGCTCTCCCCAGAGGACATAGTGTTACTACGAAGTAATGGAAAGCTTACCTTAAAGTGCCCAGGATGTGAGTTGTCTAAAAATCTATTATTCCTTAAGTCTGTTGTAGATGATCTTAACAACGAAATAGGAGGCATTTCCCTAATTACTCCAGAGGGAGTTATTACAATGAAAGAAGCTAAGGAGGTACAGCTTACTTTTGAGTTTCTAACTAATAGAAGTGAGGCTAGAAAAGTAATATTAAACTCGCTAGGTAATATATCCGACATAGCATATGATGTTATTATAGATCAGAATAAATGTACGATCTGCGAGAGCTGTATAAAGTGGTGTCCTTCTTCAGCACTAACGCTTGAAAGAACCATTGATAGTGAAAAGATAGTATTTGATTCGAAAAAGTGCATAGGATGTAATATTTGTGTAAACGTCTGTCCTGAAGGAGATGGTGGATGTAATGGAAAGATAATGGCCATAGTTAATTCAGACTCATTACCTACATCTTCATCTAACTCTACAAAGGCAATATATATTAAGAGGTCTAAAGGAGTTCCTTCTGCGAAAGTTGTAATGGAAGATTATTTGGTAAGATGCAGAGTTTGTGGAGAGCCTGTGGGATCAAGGAAGAGTTTAAACCATGTTAAGAAGATTATGAAGGAGAGAGGATTAGAATGTGAAGATGAGTGGCTTGAAAGATGTCCTAGACACAGAGCAGAATATTCGTTTCAAAGGAGATTTGCCTCGGCCAAGTTTAAACCTAAGAGGTTTGATCTGAATGTGGGTTGA
- the nrfD gene encoding NrfD/PsrC family molybdoenzyme membrane anchor subunit, with product MNKKEITLIIWTIVFIVIGGGLLFYGMSFNPFAWFSGDVTFTEPNNAPIPWGLLVIGYMFFGVIGTGVSTYNSLYEIFNKNHKERNPFEKVKLRNEWIALAVLIPGWIMVFASVFKPGESIYIYLSFRDTSRIAWNGVLYVLVGIGIIALILAIIGEKAERKDKKPILAYQLSKIGILIAGYAVTVELILDANLGSVFGYLSTWVFEFGSFMPLLFVILSFYAGIGMISFISPLYSWLRKEYKTDPSSTQKQNASSVATENSMYKILARDGLLATIAVGFLMLWWIWITATNQETYPWAQLLISGGWSSVFWGGAVVVGILIPIILYAVSYKMGNRATLFTAALFSLLGMFAIITIADVIPQAITWYYTISPVSPANSNWVYELRSIFNHGPLWSILPFGINYYDIVWFIGSVLLLLGIYTLGVLLLPLEEEEEAKHWVFK from the coding sequence ATGAATAAAAAGGAAATTACTCTTATAATTTGGACAATTGTTTTCATTGTAATTGGAGGAGGTTTATTATTTTACGGAATGAGTTTTAATCCCTTTGCATGGTTCAGCGGGGATGTTACATTTACAGAACCCAATAATGCTCCAATACCGTGGGGGCTGCTAGTAATAGGTTATATGTTCTTCGGAGTAATAGGGACTGGAGTGAGTACTTACAATTCGCTTTATGAGATATTTAACAAGAACCATAAGGAAAGAAATCCGTTTGAAAAGGTTAAATTGAGGAATGAGTGGATTGCTCTAGCTGTGTTAATTCCAGGATGGATCATGGTATTTGCCTCAGTATTTAAACCTGGCGAATCGATATATATATACTTAAGCTTCAGAGACACTTCTAGGATAGCATGGAACGGTGTCCTTTATGTACTTGTAGGTATTGGAATAATAGCATTAATCCTGGCAATTATAGGTGAGAAAGCTGAAAGAAAAGACAAGAAGCCAATTCTTGCATATCAATTGTCTAAGATTGGGATTCTGATAGCTGGCTATGCTGTAACGGTCGAGCTTATTTTAGATGCTAACTTAGGATCAGTGTTTGGTTATCTATCTACTTGGGTCTTTGAATTTGGGTCATTTATGCCACTACTATTCGTGATATTATCTTTCTACGCTGGCATAGGAATGATATCCTTTATCAGCCCTCTATATTCATGGTTAAGAAAGGAGTATAAAACTGATCCTTCGTCTACTCAAAAGCAAAATGCTTCTTCAGTTGCAACAGAAAACAGTATGTATAAGATATTAGCTAGAGATGGATTACTGGCAACTATAGCTGTAGGATTCTTAATGCTTTGGTGGATATGGATCACAGCGACAAACCAAGAGACCTATCCTTGGGCACAATTATTAATATCTGGTGGGTGGAGCAGTGTATTCTGGGGTGGTGCAGTCGTCGTTGGAATATTAATTCCAATAATTCTTTATGCAGTTTCGTACAAGATGGGAAACAGAGCAACATTGTTTACAGCTGCACTATTTAGCTTATTAGGTATGTTTGCAATAATTACTATCGCAGATGTGATTCCGCAAGCTATAACATGGTATTATACGATCTCTCCAGTGAGCCCTGCTAACAGTAACTGGGTATATGAACTTAGGAGTATTTTCAATCACGGACCTCTATGGAGTATATTGCCTTTCGGAATTAATTACTATGACATTGTATGGTTTATAGGTTCTGTTCTTCTTTTGTTAGGAATTTATACACTTGGTGTCCTCTTACTCCCATTAGAGGAGGAAGAAGAAGCAAAACATTGGGTATTTAAGTGA